One segment of Palaemon carinicauda isolate YSFRI2023 chromosome 35, ASM3689809v2, whole genome shotgun sequence DNA contains the following:
- the LOC137627444 gene encoding cuticle protein CP575-like: MKVLLLIALGLVALAAARPSDDIVDFELDDQEQEQEGQPGRAVQGEYSWTAPDGNEYYVKYEADRFGYRVVEDNVVPRVPDADDEDDN; encoded by the exons ATGAAGGTCCTT CTCCTTATCGCCCTTGGCCTTGTGGCCCTGGCTGCTGCTCGCCCCTCCGATGACATCGTGGACTTCGAGTTGGACGACCAAGAGCAGGAGCAGGAGGGCCAGCCTGGAAGGGCCGTGCAAGGGGAATACTCCTGGACCGCTCCTGACGGCAACGAGTATTACGTCAAGTACGAGGCTGACAGATTCGGATACAGAGTCGTCGAGGACAACGTCGTCCCCAGGGTTCCCGACGCAGACGACGAAGACGATAACTGA
- the LOC137627445 gene encoding cuticle protein CP575-like, with protein MKVLLLIALGLVALAAARPSDDIVDFELDDQEQEQEGQPGRAVQGEYSWTAPDGNEYYVKYEADRFGYRVVEDNVVPRVPDADDEDDN; from the exons ATGAAGGTCCTT CTCCTTATCGCCCTTGGCCTTGTGGCCCTGGCTGCTGCTCGCCCCTCCGATGACATCGTGGACTTCGAGTTGGACGACCAAGAGCAGGAGCAGGAGGGTCAGCCGGGAAGGGCCGTGCAAGGGGAATACTCCTGGACCGCTCCTGACGGCAACGAGTATTACGTCAAGTACGAGGCTGACAGATTCGGATATAGAGTCGTCGAGGACAACGTCGTTCCCAGGGTTCCCGACGCAGACGACGAAGACGATAACTGA